The following are encoded in a window of Colletotrichum lupini chromosome 3, complete sequence genomic DNA:
- a CDS encoding protein-tyrosine phosphatase — protein MDHLPKFRRKPKIPTISTTDVKTSPSRNGIDEQQPPQQIYPSTTVTVTGGRSPTPTKPGLRKSAFRGLHLRSSGKRLRSPPPASLPQSPPPAIVSHDGITSSPRPKDKDGSGGGVGAGSKDDSASSGKSSHESFRPKPRIPAFLNLSVPGTKPPSRRRLGGAGRELTAGIPADLDNKFQELVWQERIRLAAGMAPNADETTKWGSYKQVDMRRGLQDRYFNIKPWNHNRIKLRVPAEELDYVNASTISLSSPSNKELPPLRYIAMQGPTENSLDFVWRMIAEQLTDPVVIVQLTSFYENNQVKCYPYLPMDEEHEPWVINEMDGWSDGWSATLTFDSLLSLENGAIEVRKLLLRVGDEEEDRIVWHLLYTKWPDFGVPAVDDLSSFFTLMRLSREYNTTSENPRIIHCSAGVGRTGTFITLEHLMRELDEGALDDYDGAGEGDDLIFATVDALREQRRSMVQAESQYLFLYQVLRKLWQEKYDVEDSDGDSEPAAKRLEVEDSSTD, from the coding sequence ATGGACCACCTCCCCAAGTTTCGCAGAAAACCAAAGATCCCGACAATCTCCACCACAGACGTAAAGACCTCTCCGTCCCGAAACGGCATCGACGAACAACAGCCGCCTCAGCAAATATACCCTTCCACAACCGTCACCGTCACTGGCGGCCGGTCCCCGACCCCGACCAAGCCCGGCCTGCGCAAGTCCGCTTTCCGCGGTCTGCACCTGCGCAGCTCCGGCAAGCGCTTACGATCCCCTCCTCCGGCCTCCCTGCCGCAGTCGCCGCCCCCCGCGATCGTCTCCCACGACGGCATCACCTCGTCCCCGAGGCCAAAAGATAAGGATggcagtggtggtggtgttggcGCTGGCAGCAAAGACGACTCGGCCTCGTCCGGGAAGAGCAGCCACGAAAGCTTCAGGCCCAAGCCGAGAATACCGGCCTTCTTGAACCTTTCCGTACCAGGTACGAAACCTCCGTCTCGTCGCAGACTGGGAGGCGCCGGTCGGGAACTAACTGCTGGGATCCCTGCAGATTTAGACAATAAGTTCCAGGAGCTAGTATGGCAGGAACGCATCCGTCTGGCTGCCGGCATGGCTCCCAATGCTGACGAGACCACGAAATGGGGCTCTTACAAGCAGGTTGACATGCGCAGAGGCCTGCAAGATCGTTACTTCAACATCAAGCCCTGGAACCACAACCGCATAAAACTGCGCGTGCCTGCAGAAGAGCTCGACTACGTCAACGCCTCGACGATATCCCTCTCTTCTCCCTCGAATAAGGAGCTCCCTCCCTTGCGCTACATTGCGATGCAGGGTCCGACAGAGAACTCCCTAGACTTTGTCTGGCGCATGATTGCGGAGCAACTCACAGATCCCGTCGTCATCGTACAGCTCACCAGCTTCTACGAGAACAACCAGGTGAAATGCTACCCTTACCTGCCAATGGACGAAGAGCACGAACCCTGGGTCATCAACGAGATGGACGGCTGGAGCGATGGCTGGAGCGCTACGCTGACCTTTGACTCTCTCCTGTCCCTCGAGAACGGCGCCATTGAGGTGCGCAAGCTCCTGCTGCGCGTaggcgacgaggaagaggaccgCATAGTCTGGCACCTACTCTACACCAAATGGCCCGACTTTGGCGTCCCCGCCGTCGACGACTTGTCCAGTTTCTTCACGCTCATGCGGCTGTCGCGCGAGTACAACACGACCTCGGAGAACCCGCGCATCATCCACTGCAGCGCGGGTGTAGGACGAACGGGCACTTTCATCACTCTGGAGCACTTGATGCGCGAGCTCGACGAGGGCGCGCTTGACGACTACGATGGTGCCGGCGAGGGCGACGACCTTATTTTTGCGACCGTCGATGCCCTCCGCGAGCAGCGCCGCAGCATGGTCCAGGCTGAGTCGCAGTACTTGTTCCTGTACCAGGTGCTGCGCAAATTGTGGCAGGAAAAGTACGATGTCGAGGACAGTGACGGGGACAGCGAACCCGCAGCTAAGAGGCTGGAGGTTGAGGACTCGTCGACCGATTGA